A single window of Mycobacterium sp. ITM-2016-00318 DNA harbors:
- a CDS encoding metal ABC transporter ATP-binding protein — protein sequence MAAADVVDLSGARLAFGDRVLWDKLDLAVRAGEFIAVLGPNGTGKTSLLKVLLGQLPLSSGTVTVAGRPVTEGSDLIGYVPQHRAVDPGMTLRGSDLVGLGLDGHRWGVTSLRPAERSRRRTAVQTALRQVNADRLAAVPVGVMSGGELQRVRIAQALASDPVLLLCDEPLLNLDPANARLVSALIDQRRRDADTSVLFVTHEVNPVLPFVDRVLYLVDGRFRIGTVDDVMTSDTLSELYRADIQVVKVHGRYVVVGEHIDHSGHTSGHTHE from the coding sequence GTGGCTGCTGCCGATGTCGTCGACCTGTCGGGTGCTCGCCTCGCCTTCGGCGATCGGGTGCTCTGGGACAAGTTGGATCTCGCGGTTCGGGCGGGTGAGTTCATCGCGGTGCTCGGCCCGAACGGCACCGGCAAGACCTCACTGCTGAAGGTGCTGCTCGGCCAGTTGCCGCTGTCCTCGGGCACCGTCACGGTCGCCGGCAGGCCGGTCACCGAAGGCAGCGATCTCATCGGCTACGTGCCACAGCATCGAGCCGTCGATCCCGGTATGACGCTGCGCGGCAGCGATCTCGTCGGACTCGGGCTCGACGGTCACCGCTGGGGCGTGACGAGCCTGCGGCCCGCCGAGCGGTCGCGGCGGCGCACGGCGGTGCAAACCGCGCTGCGCCAGGTCAACGCCGACCGCCTGGCGGCCGTACCCGTCGGCGTGATGTCGGGCGGCGAGCTGCAGCGGGTGCGCATCGCCCAGGCGCTCGCGAGCGACCCCGTGCTGCTGCTGTGCGACGAGCCGCTGCTGAACCTCGACCCGGCCAACGCGCGGCTGGTCTCCGCGCTCATCGACCAACGTAGGCGGGACGCCGACACCTCGGTGCTGTTCGTCACCCATGAGGTGAATCCTGTTCTGCCCTTTGTGGATCGGGTGCTGTACCTGGTCGACGGACGGTTTCGGATCGGCACCGTCGACGACGTGATGACGTCCGACACCCTCTCGGAGCTCTACCGCGCCGACATCCAGGTGGTGAAGGTGCACGGCCGCTACGTCGTGGTCGGTGAGCACATCGACCATTCCGGTCACACGAGCGGGCACACCCATGAATGA
- a CDS encoding LamB/YcsF family protein, with translation MVSVDLNADLGESFGTWQLGDDDAMLGLVTSANVACGFHAGDPATLRHSCEEAARNGVRIGAQVGYRDLAGFGRRFIDIASGDLIADVIYQIGALQALAHVAGSSVTYVKPHGALYNTIVNNHDQARAVAEAVHAVDPELPVLGLAGSVFFAEAERLGLRTVPEAFADRSYRPDGQLVSRRERNAVLHDPAEIADRVSSMVQSGRVVAVDGSTIPITVESVCVHGDSPGAVQIATAVRNRLVGDGVELAAFV, from the coding sequence ATGGTCTCCGTCGACCTCAACGCTGACCTTGGGGAAAGCTTCGGGACATGGCAGCTCGGCGACGATGACGCCATGCTCGGCCTTGTCACCAGCGCCAACGTCGCATGCGGATTCCACGCCGGCGACCCGGCCACCCTGCGCCACAGCTGCGAGGAGGCTGCGCGCAACGGTGTGCGGATCGGCGCGCAGGTCGGCTACCGCGATCTGGCCGGGTTCGGCAGGAGGTTCATCGACATCGCGTCCGGCGACCTGATCGCCGACGTGATCTACCAGATCGGCGCGCTGCAGGCGCTCGCGCACGTCGCCGGTTCGTCGGTCACCTACGTGAAACCCCACGGGGCGCTGTACAACACGATCGTCAACAACCACGACCAGGCCCGCGCCGTCGCCGAAGCCGTACACGCGGTCGACCCGGAGTTACCGGTGTTGGGACTGGCCGGATCGGTGTTCTTCGCCGAAGCGGAGCGGCTCGGCCTGCGCACCGTGCCCGAAGCGTTCGCCGACCGGTCGTACCGACCCGACGGGCAGTTGGTGTCCCGGCGCGAGCGTAACGCCGTCCTGCACGATCCCGCCGAGATCGCCGACCGCGTGTCATCGATGGTGCAGTCGGGGCGGGTCGTCGCGGTCGACGGGTCGACCATTCCGATCACGGTCGAATCCGTTTGCGTACACGGTGATTCGCCGGGAGCGGTTCAGATCGCCACCGCCGTGCGGAACCGTCTCGTCGGCGACGGGGTCGAGCTGGCGGCGTTCGTCTGA
- a CDS encoding ferredoxin--NADP reductase: protein MTDEPLGSHVLELQVADVVVETDDARSLVFTVPDGVHIPADRLKYAPGQFLTLRVPSDRTGSVARCYSLCSSPHTGDPLTVTVKRTDGGYASHWLCDNAHPGMRIHVLAPSGTFVPKNLDTDFLLLAAGSGITPMMSICKSALAEGSGRIVLIYANRDERNVIFGAALRDLAAKYPDRLTVVHWLESVQGLPSAAALAALAAPYTEHDAYICGPGPFMAAAEEAMKNAGAAADRIHIEVFKSLESDPFAAVVIEEDDSDEGPATALVTLDGEKHEIAWPRSAKLLDVLLDKGLDAPFSCREGHCGACAVLKKSGDVEMDVNDVLEQSDLDEGLILGCQARPRSDSVEVTYDE from the coding sequence GTGACGGACGAGCCGCTCGGTAGCCACGTGCTGGAACTGCAGGTGGCCGACGTCGTCGTCGAGACCGACGACGCGCGCTCGCTGGTGTTCACCGTGCCCGACGGCGTACACATCCCCGCCGACCGGTTGAAATACGCACCCGGCCAGTTCCTCACCTTGCGTGTGCCCAGCGACCGCACCGGCTCGGTGGCACGCTGCTACTCGCTGTGCAGCTCACCGCACACCGGAGACCCGCTGACCGTGACCGTCAAGCGCACCGACGGGGGCTACGCCTCGCACTGGCTGTGCGACAACGCCCACCCCGGCATGCGCATCCACGTGCTGGCGCCGTCGGGCACCTTCGTGCCCAAGAACCTGGACACCGACTTCCTGTTGCTGGCCGCGGGCAGCGGCATCACGCCGATGATGTCGATCTGCAAGTCGGCGCTCGCCGAAGGCAGCGGCCGGATCGTGCTGATCTACGCCAATCGCGACGAGAGGAACGTCATCTTCGGCGCGGCCCTGCGGGACCTGGCGGCCAAGTACCCCGACCGACTGACCGTCGTGCACTGGCTGGAGTCCGTCCAGGGCCTGCCGAGCGCGGCGGCGCTTGCCGCACTGGCCGCGCCGTACACGGAACACGACGCCTACATCTGCGGGCCGGGACCGTTCATGGCCGCCGCGGAGGAGGCGATGAAGAACGCGGGTGCCGCCGCGGACAGGATCCACATCGAGGTGTTCAAATCGCTGGAGTCCGACCCGTTCGCCGCCGTGGTGATCGAAGAGGACGATAGCGATGAGGGGCCGGCCACAGCACTGGTGACGCTCGACGGCGAGAAGCACGAAATCGCCTGGCCCCGTAGCGCCAAGCTGCTCGACGTACTGCTCGACAAGGGCCTCGATGCGCCGTTCTCCTGCCGTGAAGGACACTGCGGAGCCTGCGCGGTGCTCAAGAAGAGCGGTGATGTCGAGATGGACGTCAACGACGTCCTCGAGCAGTCGGATCTCGACGAAGGTTTGATCCTCGGTTGCCAGGCGCGGCCGCGGTCGGATTCCGTGGAAGTCACCTACGACGAATAA
- a CDS encoding sulfurtransferase encodes MNRRRRDEVLITAPELSAVLSAGKQLTILDVRWQLSEPDGRDAYERGHIPGAAYVSLEDELSDQSVVGRGRHPLPSGRALEGAGRRWGLRAGVPVVVYDDWNRAGSARAWWVLSAAGITDVRILDGGLAAWSGPLETGSVTPDPGDVTVSYPDLYAGALPTLSAEQAIAVETLLDARAPERFRGDVEPIDPVAGHIPGARNVPSTGLLADDGTFLTEGELAKRLEFSGDVGAYCGSGVTASVVVVALASLGVDAALYPGSWSEWSSDGARPVETG; translated from the coding sequence GTGAATCGACGACGGCGCGACGAGGTGTTGATCACCGCACCGGAACTGAGCGCGGTGCTGTCCGCAGGCAAGCAGCTCACGATCCTCGACGTGCGATGGCAGTTGTCCGAACCCGACGGACGCGACGCCTACGAACGCGGGCACATTCCCGGCGCGGCCTACGTCTCCCTCGAGGACGAGCTCAGCGACCAGTCGGTCGTTGGCCGCGGGCGTCATCCGCTTCCGTCGGGCCGAGCGCTCGAAGGGGCCGGTCGTCGGTGGGGTCTCCGCGCAGGCGTACCCGTGGTCGTCTACGACGACTGGAACCGGGCTGGGTCGGCCCGCGCGTGGTGGGTGCTGTCGGCGGCAGGCATCACCGACGTCCGCATACTTGACGGCGGCCTCGCCGCGTGGTCGGGGCCGCTCGAAACAGGTTCCGTCACTCCGGATCCGGGCGACGTGACTGTCTCGTACCCGGACCTGTACGCAGGCGCGCTGCCCACGCTCTCTGCCGAACAGGCGATAGCAGTCGAAACGCTGCTGGATGCGCGCGCACCCGAGCGGTTCCGCGGCGACGTCGAACCGATCGACCCTGTCGCCGGACACATTCCGGGGGCTCGCAACGTGCCAAGCACCGGGCTGCTTGCCGATGACGGAACGTTTCTGACCGAGGGCGAACTCGCCAAGCGGCTCGAGTTCTCCGGCGACGTCGGTGCCTACTGCGGTTCCGGCGTGACCGCATCGGTCGTCGTCGTCGCACTGGCGTCGCTAGGTGTCGACGCAGCGCTGTATCCCGGGTCGTGGTCCGAATGGTCCTCTGACGGGGCGCGTCCCGTCGAGACGGGTTAG
- a CDS encoding metal ABC transporter permease has product MNDRLADLLAHLFAFDVTADLLGRDFVQQALIAAALLALVAGLIGPFIVMRQMSFAVHGSSELSLTGAAFALLTGLNVGIGALVGSALAAILFGILGQRARERDSAIGVVLAFGLGLAVLFIHLYPGRTGTSFALLTGQIVGVGYTGLALLAVVTVVVTVVLAVCYRPLLFSTVDPDVAAARGVPVRAMGIVFAALVGVVAAQGVQIVGALLVMSLLITPAAAAARVFVSPVATIAASVVFAEISAVGGIVASLAPGVPVSVFVTTISFTIFVLCWLVGRRAAIAKSY; this is encoded by the coding sequence ATGAATGACCGGCTCGCCGATCTCCTCGCGCACCTGTTCGCCTTCGACGTGACCGCCGACCTGCTCGGCCGCGACTTCGTCCAGCAGGCGTTGATCGCCGCCGCGCTGCTGGCTCTGGTGGCGGGGTTGATCGGGCCGTTCATCGTGATGCGCCAGATGTCGTTCGCGGTGCACGGTTCGAGCGAACTATCTTTGACCGGAGCGGCTTTCGCGCTGCTGACCGGTCTGAACGTCGGTATCGGCGCGTTGGTCGGAAGTGCGCTGGCCGCGATTCTCTTCGGCATTCTCGGCCAGCGCGCCCGGGAGCGTGACTCCGCGATCGGGGTGGTGCTCGCGTTCGGGCTCGGCCTCGCGGTGCTGTTCATTCATCTCTACCCGGGCCGAACCGGCACCAGCTTCGCCTTGCTGACCGGGCAGATCGTCGGCGTCGGCTACACGGGGCTCGCACTGCTCGCGGTGGTTACCGTCGTCGTGACCGTGGTGCTGGCCGTGTGTTACCGACCGCTGCTGTTCTCCACCGTCGATCCGGACGTCGCAGCGGCGAGGGGCGTGCCGGTCCGTGCGATGGGCATCGTGTTCGCCGCCCTGGTGGGTGTGGTCGCCGCGCAGGGCGTGCAGATCGTCGGAGCGCTATTGGTGATGTCGCTTCTGATCACGCCTGCTGCCGCAGCGGCGCGGGTGTTCGTCTCCCCAGTGGCCACGATTGCCGCCTCCGTGGTCTTCGCCGAGATATCCGCTGTCGGCGGCATCGTGGCATCGCTGGCGCCTGGGGTGCCGGTGTCGGTGTTCGTCACGACGATCTCGTTCACGATCTTCGTGCTCTGCTGGCTGGTCGGTAGACGCGCCGCGATCGCCAAGTCGTACTAA
- a CDS encoding acyl-CoA dehydrogenase → MSQASATGTDEQFAARELVRSWAAGAKAVEAARRIENGEADAWRAPYAGLAQLGIFGVALPEECGGAGGTVDDLCAMVDEAAAAMVPGPIATTAIATLVIPGSRAELLDALASGERTAGLALTADVKLDGGTASGTADCVLGGDSEGVLLLPAGDEFVLVDAAAGGVTVEPLTPTDFSRPLARVVLDGAVAEVLPAGRQRVEDIVATVHAAEAAGVARWTLQTATEYAKVREQFGKPIGSFQAVKHMCAEMLLRSEQVAVAAGDAARAANGDDDAQLSIAASVAAAAGIEMAKANAKDCIQVLGGIGITWEHDAHLYLRRAYGISQFLGGPSRWLRRVATLTQRGVRRELHIDLASVEHLQPEIAAAVADVAAQPVEKRQIALAEAGLQAPHWPKPYGRDASPAEQLLIDRELADAGVERPDLVIGWWAAPTIIEHGSKEQIERFVPPTLSGELFWCQLFSEPGAGSDLASLRMKAVRAEGGWKLTGQKVWTSRADRAQWGVCLARTDPDAPKHKGITYFLVDMSTPGIDIRPLREITGDDLFNEVFFDDVFVPDEMVVGQVNDGWRLARTTLANERVAMAHGTALGNPMEEVLRTVAERDLDPAVQDGLGRLIIAAQVGSLLDQRIAELAVGGADPGPQASARKLIGVRYRQALSEFRMDLSEGAGLVQNKPVLDFLNVRCLTIAGGTEQILLTMAGERLLGLPR, encoded by the coding sequence ATGTCGCAGGCGTCAGCGACCGGCACCGACGAGCAGTTCGCCGCGCGTGAACTGGTCCGTAGCTGGGCGGCGGGAGCCAAGGCCGTCGAGGCGGCCCGCAGAATCGAGAACGGTGAGGCCGACGCTTGGCGCGCGCCGTACGCCGGTCTCGCTCAATTGGGCATCTTCGGCGTGGCCCTGCCCGAGGAGTGCGGCGGTGCCGGCGGCACCGTCGACGATCTGTGCGCGATGGTCGACGAGGCCGCCGCCGCGATGGTGCCGGGGCCGATCGCCACTACCGCAATAGCCACGCTCGTCATCCCGGGTTCGCGGGCCGAGCTGCTCGACGCACTCGCATCGGGCGAGCGCACGGCGGGCCTTGCGTTGACAGCCGACGTGAAACTCGACGGCGGCACGGCCTCCGGCACTGCCGATTGCGTGCTGGGCGGCGACTCCGAAGGCGTGCTGCTGTTGCCCGCGGGCGACGAATTCGTGCTCGTCGACGCCGCAGCCGGCGGCGTCACCGTCGAACCGCTGACGCCCACCGACTTCTCCCGCCCGTTGGCTCGCGTCGTGCTGGACGGTGCTGTGGCCGAGGTGCTTCCCGCAGGCAGGCAGCGCGTCGAGGACATCGTCGCAACCGTGCACGCCGCCGAGGCCGCAGGCGTGGCGCGGTGGACACTGCAAACCGCTACCGAGTACGCGAAGGTGCGCGAGCAGTTCGGCAAGCCGATCGGCAGTTTCCAGGCGGTCAAGCACATGTGCGCCGAGATGCTCCTGCGCTCCGAACAGGTCGCGGTAGCCGCGGGCGACGCCGCCCGCGCGGCCAACGGCGACGACGACGCTCAGCTGTCGATCGCGGCTTCCGTCGCGGCGGCCGCCGGCATCGAGATGGCGAAGGCGAACGCGAAGGACTGCATTCAGGTGCTCGGTGGTATCGGCATCACCTGGGAGCACGATGCACACCTGTATCTGCGTCGCGCATATGGCATCTCACAGTTCCTCGGCGGCCCGTCGCGCTGGTTGCGCCGCGTCGCGACGCTGACGCAGCGGGGTGTCCGCCGCGAGCTGCACATCGACTTGGCATCCGTTGAACACCTGCAACCCGAGATCGCCGCGGCGGTCGCCGATGTCGCTGCCCAGCCCGTCGAGAAGCGCCAGATCGCACTCGCCGAGGCGGGTCTGCAGGCACCGCACTGGCCGAAGCCCTATGGGCGGGACGCCTCGCCGGCCGAACAGTTGCTCATCGACCGCGAGTTGGCCGACGCGGGCGTCGAGCGCCCCGATCTCGTGATCGGGTGGTGGGCGGCGCCGACGATCATCGAACACGGCAGCAAGGAACAGATCGAGCGGTTCGTCCCGCCCACCCTGAGCGGTGAACTGTTCTGGTGCCAGCTGTTCAGCGAACCGGGCGCAGGCTCGGACCTCGCGTCGTTGCGGATGAAAGCCGTACGCGCCGAGGGGGGTTGGAAGCTCACCGGGCAGAAGGTGTGGACGTCGCGCGCCGACAGGGCGCAGTGGGGTGTCTGCCTGGCGCGTACCGACCCCGACGCCCCCAAGCACAAGGGCATCACGTATTTCCTCGTCGACATGTCGACGCCCGGCATCGACATCCGCCCGCTGCGGGAGATCACCGGCGACGACCTGTTCAACGAGGTGTTCTTCGACGACGTCTTCGTGCCCGACGAGATGGTGGTCGGTCAGGTCAACGACGGGTGGCGGCTGGCCCGCACCACGCTGGCCAACGAGCGAGTCGCGATGGCTCACGGCACCGCGCTCGGCAACCCGATGGAAGAGGTGCTGCGCACCGTCGCCGAGCGCGACCTCGATCCCGCTGTGCAGGACGGCCTCGGCAGGTTGATCATCGCGGCCCAGGTCGGTTCGCTGCTCGACCAGCGCATCGCGGAACTGGCGGTCGGCGGGGCCGACCCCGGGCCGCAGGCCAGCGCCCGCAAGCTGATCGGCGTGCGATATCGGCAGGCCCTCTCGGAATTCCGGATGGACCTCTCCGAGGGCGCGGGTCTTGTCCAGAACAAGCCCGTGCTCGACTTCCTCAACGTGCGTTGCCTGACGATCGCGGGCGGCACGGAGCAGATTCTGCTCACGATGGCAGGCGAACGCCTACTCGGTCTGCCTCGCTGA
- the kstR gene encoding cholesterol catabolism transcriptional regulator KstR — MSVLAESELGSEAQRERRKRILDATLAIASKGGYEAVQMRAVAERADVAVGTLYRYFPSKVHLLVSALGREFERIDAKTDRAALAGGTPYQRLNLMVGKLNRAMQRNPLLTEAMTRAFVFADASAAGEVDHVGKLMDSMFARAMSEGEPTEDQYHIARVISDVWLSNLLAWLTRRASATDVSKRLDLAVRLLIGDGEHPKI, encoded by the coding sequence GTGTCCGTCCTCGCCGAATCCGAACTCGGCTCCGAGGCGCAGCGTGAGCGTCGTAAGCGCATCCTGGACGCCACCCTGGCCATCGCGTCCAAGGGCGGCTACGAAGCCGTCCAGATGCGTGCCGTCGCCGAACGCGCCGACGTCGCCGTCGGCACCCTGTACCGCTACTTCCCGTCCAAGGTCCACCTCCTGGTGTCGGCACTCGGCCGCGAGTTCGAACGCATCGACGCCAAGACCGACCGTGCGGCGCTGGCCGGCGGCACGCCCTATCAGCGGCTGAACCTGATGGTCGGCAAGCTCAACCGGGCCATGCAGCGCAACCCGCTGCTGACCGAGGCGATGACCCGGGCGTTCGTCTTCGCCGACGCGTCCGCGGCGGGCGAGGTCGACCACGTCGGCAAGCTGATGGACTCGATGTTCGCGCGCGCCATGAGCGAGGGTGAGCCCACCGAGGACCAGTACCACATCGCAAGGGTCATCTCCGATGTCTGGCTGTCGAACCTGCTGGCCTGGCTGACGCGGCGGGCATCGGCCACCGACGTCAGCAAGCGGCTCGACCTTGCCGTCCGGTTGCTCATCGGCGATGGCGAGCACCCTAAGATCTGA
- the otsB gene encoding trehalose-phosphatase: MLPVELQRALDVVAAVPRLLIACDFDGTLAPIVSNPSDARPLPAAADALVALSQAESTYAALISGRALSVLRDLSSMPESVHLVGSHGAEFDTGFTHEVDESLLIRITKELNAIADDRPGVTVETKPASVALHVRNARPEDGEAALSDARTAAQSWDAQLTEGKAVLEFAVISTDKGEAVDILRDQHDASAVVFLGDDVTDEKAFRRLRDGDIGVKVGQGDTLAGYRVDAPEDVALALEHLLGARSRALA, encoded by the coding sequence GTGCTCCCGGTCGAACTGCAGCGCGCGCTCGACGTCGTCGCCGCGGTCCCGCGACTGCTTATTGCGTGTGACTTCGACGGCACACTGGCCCCGATAGTCAGCAATCCCTCCGACGCCCGCCCACTCCCGGCCGCCGCCGACGCGCTCGTCGCGCTGTCACAAGCGGAGTCGACGTACGCGGCGCTGATCTCCGGTCGCGCGCTGAGCGTTCTGCGTGATCTGTCGTCGATGCCCGAGTCCGTGCATCTCGTCGGCAGCCACGGCGCGGAGTTCGACACCGGATTCACGCATGAGGTGGACGAATCGCTGCTGATCCGAATCACTAAGGAACTCAACGCAATCGCTGACGATCGTCCCGGCGTGACGGTCGAGACCAAGCCCGCGAGCGTTGCCCTGCACGTGCGCAATGCACGTCCCGAGGACGGCGAAGCCGCGTTGAGCGATGCGCGGACGGCTGCCCAGTCGTGGGACGCTCAACTCACCGAGGGCAAAGCTGTGCTGGAGTTCGCCGTCATCTCTACGGACAAGGGCGAGGCCGTCGACATTCTGCGCGACCAGCACGACGCCTCTGCGGTGGTGTTCCTCGGCGACGACGTCACCGACGAGAAGGCGTTTCGACGACTGCGCGACGGGGACATCGGGGTGAAGGTGGGCCAGGGGGACACGCTGGCCGGATACCGGGTCGATGCGCCCGAAGATGTTGCGCTGGCGCTCGAGCATCTGCTCGGAGCGCGCAGCAGGGCGCTTGCCTGA
- a CDS encoding LacI family DNA-binding transcriptional regulator, whose amino-acid sequence MSRTPTPRRRATLASLAAELKVSRTTISNAYNRPDQLSADLRERVLATAKRLGYAGPDPVARSLRTRKAGAVGLVMTEPLNYSFRDPAALDFVAGLAESCEEVGQGLLLVAVGPTRSVSDGSAAVLAAGVDGFVVYSTSDDDPYLQVVLQRHLPVVVVDQPKDVPGMSRVCIDDRAGMAELAKYVIELGHREIGLLTMRLGRERPPGDGRPVVANPDRLQTPHFHVQRERIHGVYDAMMDAGLDPGSLTVVESYEHQPTSGGVAADVALETNPRLTALICTADVLALSATDHLRARGIYVPGQMTVTGFDGVPDALARGLTTVKQPSLEKGLRAGKLLHNPPRSGLPVIDVLDTELIRGRTSGPPV is encoded by the coding sequence ATGTCCAGAACCCCGACGCCGAGGCGGCGGGCGACCCTGGCCTCCTTGGCAGCCGAGCTCAAGGTCTCGCGCACCACGATCTCCAACGCCTACAACCGGCCTGACCAGCTCTCCGCCGATCTTCGTGAGCGGGTACTCGCGACTGCCAAACGCCTCGGCTACGCGGGCCCCGACCCGGTGGCCCGCTCGCTGCGCACCCGCAAGGCCGGTGCGGTGGGGCTGGTCATGACGGAGCCACTGAATTACTCGTTTCGAGATCCCGCGGCGCTGGACTTCGTCGCGGGCCTCGCCGAGTCGTGCGAGGAAGTGGGGCAGGGGCTGCTGCTGGTCGCCGTGGGGCCGACGCGCAGCGTCAGCGACGGGTCGGCCGCGGTGCTCGCGGCCGGGGTCGACGGCTTCGTGGTGTACTCGACGTCCGACGACGACCCGTACCTACAGGTGGTGTTGCAGCGGCACCTTCCCGTCGTGGTGGTGGACCAGCCGAAGGATGTGCCGGGAATGTCGCGCGTCTGCATCGACGATCGGGCCGGCATGGCTGAGCTTGCGAAGTACGTGATCGAGCTGGGGCACCGCGAGATCGGCCTGCTGACGATGCGGCTGGGCCGGGAGCGCCCACCGGGTGACGGCAGGCCGGTGGTCGCGAACCCGGATCGGTTGCAGACCCCGCACTTTCACGTACAGCGGGAGCGGATCCACGGCGTGTACGACGCCATGATGGACGCCGGCCTGGATCCCGGATCACTGACCGTGGTGGAAAGCTATGAGCATCAACCGACTTCGGGCGGCGTCGCGGCCGACGTGGCGCTCGAGACGAACCCGCGTCTTACCGCGCTGATCTGCACCGCGGATGTGCTGGCGCTCTCGGCGACCGACCATCTGCGGGCGCGCGGGATCTACGTGCCCGGTCAGATGACGGTGACGGGCTTCGACGGGGTGCCCGACGCACTGGCCCGTGGGCTGACAACGGTGAAGCAGCCGAGTCTCGAGAAGGGGCTGCGGGCAGGCAAACTGCTCCACAACCCGCCGCGGTCGGGCCTGCCGGTCATCGACGTGCTCGACACCGAGCTGATCCGCGGCCGTACCTCGGGCCCGCCGGTCTAG
- a CDS encoding metal ABC transporter solute-binding protein, Zn/Mn family — protein MRKAAIKLAVGLTAAALAIAACSDSQSGPEHGAFSIVATTDVWGSVASAVAGRHASVKSIETGANADPHSFEATPGDVATISDASLVVYNGGGYDHWVDDVLAGDPEKEAVDAYSLRGAEEPANEHVFYDVGVAKAVAEEVAKRLGEIDSAHADEYRYNAATFGNKANEIAASARAIGTAHPSGSVVATEPVAYYLLRNAGIADRTPPGFASAVEEGDDPSPADVAAMLDLIGTRQVSVLLFNPQTETAATGQIRDAARRAGLPVVSVTETLPEGADYLTWQRDTVDELARQFDKAPQTNR, from the coding sequence GTGCGCAAGGCGGCGATCAAGCTGGCAGTCGGGCTGACGGCGGCGGCGCTTGCCATCGCCGCCTGCTCCGACTCGCAGTCCGGTCCCGAACACGGTGCGTTTTCCATCGTCGCGACGACGGACGTGTGGGGCAGCGTGGCCAGTGCGGTCGCCGGCCGGCACGCGTCGGTCAAGTCGATCGAGACCGGCGCCAACGCCGACCCGCACTCGTTCGAGGCCACCCCCGGCGATGTCGCGACGATCAGCGACGCGTCGCTTGTGGTCTACAACGGCGGCGGCTACGACCACTGGGTGGACGACGTGCTGGCAGGCGACCCCGAGAAAGAAGCCGTCGACGCGTACTCCCTACGCGGCGCCGAGGAACCGGCCAACGAACACGTCTTCTACGACGTCGGGGTGGCCAAGGCCGTCGCCGAGGAGGTCGCGAAGCGACTCGGCGAGATCGACTCGGCGCACGCCGACGAATACCGTTACAATGCAGCTACATTCGGCAACAAGGCGAATGAGATCGCCGCCTCGGCACGGGCAATCGGCACGGCGCACCCGTCGGGGTCCGTTGTCGCGACCGAACCGGTCGCGTACTACCTGCTGCGCAACGCCGGCATCGCCGACCGCACGCCGCCGGGCTTCGCCAGCGCCGTGGAGGAGGGTGACGACCCGTCGCCCGCCGACGTCGCCGCGATGCTCGACCTGATCGGCACCCGCCAGGTGTCGGTGCTGCTCTTCAACCCGCAGACCGAGACCGCGGCGACCGGGCAGATCCGGGACGCGGCGCGGCGCGCAGGCCTGCCGGTGGTGTCTGTCACCGAAACCCTGCCCGAGGGTGCCGACTACCTGACGTGGCAGCGCGACACCGTCGACGAACTCGCGCGGCAATTCGACAAAGCGCCACAGACGAATCGATAG
- a CDS encoding TetR/AcrR family transcriptional regulator, which translates to MEQRPKGDRTRSAILAEAARLATVDGLDGLSIGGLATAIGMSKSGLYAHFGSKEDLQLATIAAARETFVAEVFVPALAAPQGVERLRAACEAFLSHIERRVFPGGCFFAVAAADVGTRPGALRDAVAARQRDWMQLLERLAHKARERGELESGVHPTQVAFELDAILVSASTTFILQGDASVIDRARAAVRRLLPG; encoded by the coding sequence ATGGAGCAACGACCGAAGGGCGACCGCACCAGATCGGCGATCCTGGCGGAGGCCGCGCGCCTCGCGACGGTCGACGGGCTGGACGGGCTGTCCATCGGCGGGCTCGCAACGGCGATCGGGATGAGCAAGAGCGGGCTGTACGCCCACTTCGGCTCGAAGGAAGACCTGCAGCTGGCGACGATCGCTGCAGCGCGGGAGACGTTCGTCGCCGAGGTGTTCGTGCCCGCACTTGCCGCACCGCAGGGTGTCGAGCGCCTGCGCGCGGCCTGCGAAGCGTTTCTGTCCCACATCGAGCGGCGGGTGTTTCCCGGCGGGTGCTTCTTCGCGGTCGCGGCCGCTGATGTCGGCACGAGGCCGGGTGCGCTGCGCGATGCCGTCGCCGCCAGGCAACGCGACTGGATGCAACTGCTGGAGCGGCTTGCGCACAAGGCGAGGGAGAGAGGTGAACTGGAGTCCGGCGTTCACCCGACGCAGGTCGCATTCGAGCTCGACGCGATTCTGGTGTCCGCGAGTACGACGTTCATCCTTCAGGGCGACGCGTCGGTGATCGATCGCGCTCGCGCGGCCGTCCGTCGGCTCCTGCCCGGTTAG